The following are encoded together in the Vigna angularis cultivar LongXiaoDou No.4 chromosome 9, ASM1680809v1, whole genome shotgun sequence genome:
- the LOC128194120 gene encoding uncharacterized protein LOC128194120 codes for MKAFHRLSEMFRDARNIREHPYWLGEHIWNSLLAQWNSVEFRNKCAKAQRNRVFEKGGTLHTGGSITIHEHAIRMAQALGWAVHVDEVFAQTYVQKGTNEFVDERSRKTHIRK; via the exons atgaaagcatttCATCGactgtcagagatgtttagggatgcccgcaatATACGAGAGCACCCTTACTGGTTGGGCGAgcacatttggaactctttactggctcaATGGAATTCAGTAGAGTTTCGTaataagtgtgccaaagcccaGAGGAACAGAGTTTTTGAAaagggtggcaccctgcatactggtgggtcgatcacgattcatgagcatgccattcgtatg gcacaagctctgggatgggcggtccatgttgatgaggtctttgcacagacttATGTTCAGAAGGGCACTAAtgaattcgttgatgaaagatctcggaagactcatataagaaaataa